In one Arachis duranensis cultivar V14167 chromosome 9, aradu.V14167.gnm2.J7QH, whole genome shotgun sequence genomic region, the following are encoded:
- the LOC107467140 gene encoding LOW QUALITY PROTEIN: cysteine-rich receptor-like protein kinase 44 (The sequence of the model RefSeq protein was modified relative to this genomic sequence to represent the inferred CDS: inserted 2 bases in 1 codon; deleted 1 base in 1 codon; substituted 1 base at 1 genomic stop codon), with amino-acid sequence MQYLINTDNATDVQVFKQERASLMSNLRNNVSATGDSCRKYAAGSVTGTDFQTIYGLVXCTPDLSSQKCDECLEGIVDVTLNDGKKGGRVLTPRCHIRFETYRFFQFQPTTTTNNNTTTSKSRFVIVVAVPSVTVLVFIMCSICVYLKVKRPSKLSESTFVEEEITMNESLQFDFDTIRVATSDFSNSNKLGQGGFGAVYKGQLSNGQMIAVKRLSKDSGQRATEFKNEVLLLAKLQHRNLVKLLGFCLEGIERLLIYEFVPKKSLDYFIFDPIKRQQLNWTSRYKIIKGVARALLYLHEDSRFRIIHRDLKTSNILLDDDMNPKIADFGLAKLFGTDQTRXNTNQIVGIYGYMAPEYAMYGQFSTKSDVISFGVIVLEIVSGKRHIENGSEESIEQLLSFVWRNWKERTAINIIDPPLSNISPNDVMRCVHIGLLCVQEDLAHRPNMSSIALMLDSCSVTMPTPSEPAFFLGTTRTRSLPLSDIHSAENNTTTRTSESASKSAQESENEASVTELYPR; translated from the exons ATGCAATACCTGATTAACACGGACAACGCAACGGATGTGCAAGTGTTCAAACAAGAACGCGCAAGCTTGATGTCAAATCTGAGAAACAAC GTGAGTGCAACCGGTGACTCTTGCCGCAAATATGCTGCGGGGAGTGTCACTGGTACGGATTTTCAAACCATATATGGGCTTGTGTAGTGCACGCCGGATCTTTCTAGCCAAAAGTGTGACGAATGTTTGGAGGGGATCGTGGATGTAACTCTGAATGATGGGAAGAAAGGTGGGAGAGTTCTTACTCCAAGATGTCATATTAGGTTTGAAACATACCGTTTCTTTCAGTTTCAgcctactactactactaataaCAACACTACTACTTCCAAATCGCGATTTGTGATCGTCGTAGCAGTGCCATCTGTTACTGTTTTGGTGTTCATCATGTGTTCTATATGCGTCTATTTAAAAGTGAAAAGGCCAAGCAAACTTTCTGAAAGCACAT TTGTTGAAGAAGAAATTACGATGAACGAGTCATTGCAGTTCGACTTTGATACCATACGAGTTGCTACAAGTGATTTCTCAAATTCTAATAAACTAGGACAAGGTGGATTTGGAGCAGTTTATAAG GGTCAGCTCTCCAATGGACAAATGATTGCCGTCAAAAGGTTGTCAAAGGACTCTGGCCAAAGAGCTACGGAGTTTAAGAATGAAGTGCTTTTATTGGCCAAACTTCAACATCGAAATTTGGTTAAGCTCCTTGGTTTTTGTTTGGAAGGAATTGAAAGGTTGCTTATTTATGAGTTTGTTCCTAAAAAAAGTCTTGATTACTTCATATTTG ATCCAATCAAGAGACAACAATTGAATTGGACAAGCCGGTACAAAATCATTAAAGGTGTTGCCCGAGCTCTTCTTTATCTTCATGAAGATTCTAGATTTCGTATTATACATCGTGACCTCAAAACAAGTAATATCCTCTTAGATGATGATATGAATCCTAAGATAGCAGATTTTGGATTAGCAAAACTGTTTGGCACGGATCAAACTCG AAATACGAATCAAATTGTGGGAATATA TGGATATATGGCACCCGAATATGCAATGTACGGACAATTTTCAACAAAGTCAGATGTTATTAGCTTTGGTGTAATAGTCCTTGAAATTGTGAGCGGCAAAAGGCACATTGAGAATGGCAGTGAGGAGAGTATAGAGCAGCTACTAAGCTTT GTTTGGAGAAATTGGAAGGAGAGAACAGCTATAAATATCATAGATCCACCATTAAGCAATATTTCACCAAATGACGTTATGAGATGCGTCCACATTGGTTTGCTTTGTGTTCAAGAAGATTTAGCGCATAGACCAAACATGAGTTCTATTGCATTGATGCTGGATAGTTGTTCTGTAACTATGCCAACACCTTCAGAACCTGCATTTTTTCTGGGGACTACTAGAACTAGAAGCCTTCCATTATCAGACATACATTCAGCGGAGAATAAtacaacaacaagaacaagtgAATCCGCAAgtaaatcagctcaagaatcaGAAAATGAGGCTTCCGTTACTGAGCTATATCCTCGCTAa
- the LOC110275369 gene encoding uncharacterized protein LOC110275369 isoform X1 — MLDPLPALRSALSLLCWGRSPASPRFVKACGVAAGVTARGEELAPPQFCCVLYRRCWRGSPELLMLISFRMKLMLMQLQLSAAHIQRFVLFHSSLLQPSSPFILELPVWSLRSLGTNLDELINIVEP, encoded by the exons ATGCTAGATCCCTTGCCTGCTTTGCGTTCTGCCCTTTCTCTGCTTTGCTGGGGGCGGAGCCCTGCCTCTCCGCGGTTCGTCAAAGCTTGTGGTGTTGCTGCGGGAGTCACTGCTAGAGGAGAGGAACTGGCGCCACCGCAGTTCTGTTGTGTCCTTTACCGTCGATGCTGGAGAGGATCACCTGAGCTGCTCATGCTCATTTCCTTTA GAATGAAGCTTATGTTGATGCAGTTGCAACTTTCTGCTGCCCACATCCAAAGATTCGTGCTCTTTCATTCCAGTTTACTTCAACCTTCTTCACCTTTTATCTTGGAACTCCCGGTTTGGTCTCTTCGGTCCCTTGGGACCAATTT GGATGAACTAATTAACATTGTGGAGCCTTAA
- the LOC107467125 gene encoding agamous-like MADS-box protein AGL62, translating to MSSSRSGARKSRGRQRIEMKKMSNESNLQVTFSKRRSGLFKKASELCTLCGADVALVVFSPGQKVFSFGHPNVETVIDRYLSRASTLPNLSGTLQFIEAHRNANVRDFNSRLMQVNNQLESEKQRSDHLNHFHKVAMNQFWWALPIENMSKTQLNQFRAALENLKKSVAQHVNSLFVHESINNPTQFFGQSSSNALVPHQPSPPPLPPPPTSAQLVPQLFGNGPHFLQHQSPMMLHESPMMQNHMFNMNNIGQFGSSAAGFL from the coding sequence ATGTCGAGTTCAAGAAGCGGTGCAAGGAAAAGCAGGGGTCGCCAAAGAATtgagatgaagaagatgagCAACGAAAGCAACCTCCAAGTCACGTTCTCTAAGCGTCGGAGCGGCTTGTTCAAGAAAGCAAGTGAGCTTTGCACCCTCTGCGGTGCTGACGTGGCACTAGTCGTGTTTTCTCCTGGCCAGAAAGTCTTTTCCTTCGGCCACCCAAACGTGGAAACCGTTATAGATCGTTACCTGTCGCGTGCATCTACTCTCCCAAACTTATCCGGCACTTTGCAATTCATTGAGGCGCACCGCAACGCCAATGTGCGTGACTTCAACTCTAGACTCATGCAGGTGAATAACCAACTTGAAAGTGAGAAGCAACGTTCTGATCACTTGAATCATTTTCATAAGGTTGCCATGAATCAGTTCTGGTGGGCCTTGCCAATTGAAAATATGAGCAAGACCCAACTAAACCAGTTCAGGGCGGCACTTGAGAACCTTAAAAAGAGTGTCGCGCAACATGTCAATAGCCTCTTCGTTCACGAAAGTATTAACAACCCTACTCAATTCTTTGGTCAGTCATCTTCAAATGCTCTAGTGCCACATCagccttctcctcctcctcttccaccaccaccaacttccGCTCAACTAGTTCCTCAGTTGTTTGGTAATGGTCCACACTTTCTACAGCATCAGAGCCCTATGATGCTTCATGAGAGCCCTATGATGCAAAATCATATGTTTAACATGAACAACATTGGACAATTTGGATCTTCTGCTGCTGGATTCCTTTGA
- the LOC107467143 gene encoding uncharacterized protein LOC107467143, with the protein MASLQILRPTLSQFSLSQSNSPGKSTWNTQYPYFPKRILKLKTFTGSKPSTLNRVCCAAQGSENQNNGEEPPESLFMKELKRRGMTPTSLLEDYKQGNSGVDEEVVVNEQDRGLPRRNVVSTDVERSLENQRERSMALNSEGLEGLVPRAKLLLSLGGTFFLGFGPLILITVAFFSALYLYFGPTFVHDASKMSLSPPQYVDPYALLEDERISQIAPQLK; encoded by the exons ATGGCTTCCCTGCAGATTCTGAGACCCACCCTCTCCCAATTTTCACTTTCTCAATCCAATTCTCCAGGAAAATCCACATGGAACACCCAATACCCTTATTTCCCCAAACGGATCTTAAAGTTGAAAACTTTCACCGGTTCTAAGCCTTCCACCTTGAACAGAGTCTGTTGTGCAGCGCAAGGCAGCGAGAACCAAAACAATG GAGAAGAACCTCCGGAATCGTTGTTTATGAAGGAATTGAAGAGGAGGGGCATGACTCCTACATCATTGCTTGAGGATTACAAGCAGGGCAACTCTGGAGTTGACGAAGAGGTGGTTGTGAATGAACAAGATAGAGGTCTCCCGAGGAGAAATGTTGTCTCAACCGATGTAGAGAGGAGTCTGGAAAATCAGAGGGAGCGATCCATGGCATTGAACAGTGAAGGTCTTGAG GGACTGGTCCCTCGTGCTAAACTTCTGCTGTCACTTGGAGGAACATTTTTCTTGGGATTTGGACCGTTGATCCTCATAACCGTTGCATTTTTTTCAGCTCTTTACTTG TATTTTGGACCAACTTTTGTCCATGATGCAAGCAAGATGTCACTATCACCTCCCCAGTATGTGGATCCTTATGCACTCTTAGAAGATGAAAGGATATCTCAGATAGCAcctcaactaaaataa
- the LOC110275368 gene encoding agamous-like MADS-box protein AGL61 — translation MEMLKQKKKTTGRKRIEIKKLEKEANKQVTFSKRRAGMFKKASELCILCNAHVAIIVFSPADKLFCFGEPSTEAVVERYLKGSPDFEPIKSSERKKPVSCEEHNRKYEEAMKALELEKKNKADVEGFAKVWGRGEWWNEEIHEMSVEQLEQFLVAIYELRSRLLQRAAEIMMMHGML, via the coding sequence ATGGAGATGTTGAagcagaaaaagaaaacaacaggGAGGAAGAGGATTGAGATCAAGAAGCTTGAGAAAGAAGCAAACAAGCAAGTCACCTTCTCAAAGCGGCGAGCCGGGATGTTTAAGAAAGCCAGTGAGCTATGCATATTATGCAATGCTCACGTTGCCATTATAGTGTTCTCGCCGGCCGACAAGTTGTTCTGCTTTGGAGAACCCAGCACGGAGGCCGTGGTGGAGCGGTACCTGAAAGGATCGCCAGATTTTGAGCCAATAAAGTCCTCCGAAAGGAAGAAGCCGGTGTCGTGCGAAGAGCATAACAGAAAATACGAAGAGGCGATGAAGGCGTTGGAGTTGGAAAAGAAGAACAAGGCTGATGTTGAAGGTTTTGCTAAGGTTTGGGGGAGAGGGGAATGGTGGAATGAAGAGATTCATGAGATGAGTGTTGAGCAGTTGGAGCAGTTTTTGGTAGCCATTTATGAATTGAGGAGTAGGCTTCTTCAAAGGGCTGCTGAAATCATGATGATGCATGGAATGTTATAG
- the LOC107467133 gene encoding amino acid permease 6 — translation MAMQGNTSPCIEEVAKDGYDSNKFDDDGHPKRKGTWITASGHILTAVIGSGVLSLAWAIAQLGWIAGPIVLMLFSLITLYTSFLLTDCYRSPDPVHGTRNHTYRNMVKNILGGTQHHYCGLAQYINLIGASIGYTITAATSMVAIQRSNCYHKNGHDAVCTMPNYPYMIMFGIIEIILSQIPDFHELSWLSALAAIMSFGYATIGIGLSIAKVAGGSHARTSLTGVTIGVDVTSSEKLWNTFTALGNIAFAYSFSSVIVEIQDTLKSGKPENQVMKVAASTSVAVTTVFYMLCGMIGYAAFGNDAPGNFLTGFGFYEPFWLIDIGNIFIVVHLVGAYQVYTQPVFLLVENWCKERWPESSFMAKEHHIKIPLVGTYRMNPFRLIWRTLYVILSAVIAILLPFFNSIVGLLGALAFWPLTVYFPTKMYMVQSKVPKFSMRWTGLKLLSVFCLLISIVAAAGSIEGIIKELKVYKPF, via the exons ATGGCGATGCAGGGCAATACAAGCCCTTGCATCGAAGAAGTAGCAAAAGATGGGTATGACTCTAATAAATTTGATGACGATGGTCATCCAAAACGAAAAG GAACATGGATAACTGCGAGTGGACATATTTTGACGGCTGTTATAGGCTCAGGGGTGCTATCTCTTGCATGGGCCATTGCCCAGTTGGGTTGGATTGCAGGACCCATTGTCCTCATGCTCTTCTCACTCATCACTCTCTACACTTCTTTTCTCCTCACCGATTGTTATAGGTCCCCTGACCCTGTTCATGGAACCAGGAACCACACCTATAGGAACATGGTCAAGAATATTCTAG GAGGAACTCAACACCATTATTGTGGATTGGCTCAATACATAAATCTGATTGGAGCAAGCATTGGATATACTATCACTGCAGCCACTAGTATGGT GGCTATACAAAGATCCAATTGTTATCACAAAAATGGGCATGATGCAGTGTGTACTATGCCAAACTACCCTTATATGATCATGTTTGGGATCATAGAGATTATATTAAGCCAAATCCCAGACTTCCATGAACTTTCATGGCTCTCTGCTCTTGCTGCTATCATGTCTTTTGGTTATGCTACCATAGGGATTGGTCTCTCCATAGCCAAAGTTGCAG GGGGAAGCCATGCCAGAACAAGCCTTACCGGGGTTACCATTGGAGTGGATGTGACAAGCAGCGAGAAGCTATGGAATACTTTTACAGCTTTGGGAAACATTGCTTTTGCATATAGCTTCAGTTCTGTCATTGTTGAGATACAGGATACATTGAAATCGGGTAAACCGGAGAACCAAGTGATGAAGGTGGCTGCTTCTACATCAGTGGCAGTCACCACTGTCTTCTATATGCTATGTGGTATGATAGGCTATGCAGCATTTGGGAACGATGCTCCTGGAAACTTCTTAACAGGATTTGGTTTCTATGAGCCATTTTGGCTTATTGACATTGGTAACATTTTCATCGTCGTTCATCTCGTCGGCGCCTACCAGGTGTACACACAACCCGTGTTTTTGCTGGTGGAAAATTGGTGCAAGGAGCGTTGGCCTGAAAGCAGCTTCATGGCAAAAGAGCATCACATAAAGATTCCATTGGTTGGAACCTATAGAATGAATCCTTTCAGGCTAATATGGAGGACATTGTATGTGATATTGTCAGCAGTGATTGCTATATTACTTCCTTTCTTCAACAGCATTGTTGGTTTGCTTGGAGCTCTTGCATTCTGGCCATTGACAGTGTACTTTCCTACAAAGATGTACATGGTACAATCTAAAGTGCCAAAGTTCTCTATGAGGTGGACAGGGTTGAAGTTGCTAAGTGTGTTCTGCTTGCTGATTTCAATTGTTGCTGCAGCTGGATCAATTGAAGGAATTATTAAAGAACTTAAAGTTTACAAGCCATTCTAG
- the LOC107467142 gene encoding probable xyloglucan endotransglucosylase/hydrolase protein 10, producing MNNFHIALFFLIGIVSSILFQISVASVVSTGNFNKDFYVLWSPTHVNTSADGHTRTLKLDQQSGAGFASNQMFLFGQIDMQIKLVPGDSAGTVLAYYMASDQPNRDEIDFEFLGNMSEQPYILQTNIYADGFGNREERIYLWFDPTEDFHAYSVLWNLHQIVFMVDSIPIRVYRNHGDKGVPFPRRQPMSLEATLWNGDSWATRGGQDKIDWTKGPFIASFRNYNIDACVWKGNPRFCRVASHVNWWNLNNFSTLTSPQRRWFKWVRKYHMIYDYCQDNERFQNNLPQECSLPKY from the exons ATGAATAACTTTCACATAGCActcttcttcctcattgggattgtGTCCTCCATTTTGTTTCAGATTTCAGTTGCATCTGTTGTTTCAACAGGAAACTTCAATAAGGACTTCTATGTTTTATGGTCACCTACCCATGTAAACACATCTGCTGATGGACACACTAGAACTTTGAAGCTTGATCAACAATCCG GGGCTGGTTTTGCTTCAAATCAGATGTTTTTGTTTGGACAAATTGACATGCAAATCAAACTAGTACCAGGTGATTCTGCAGGCACAGTATTAGCCTACTAT ATGGCATCTGATCAACCAAATCGCGACGAGATTGACTTTGAGTTTCTAGGAAACATGTCTGAGCAGCCTTATATTCTTCAAACAAATATTTATGCAGATGGGTTTGGCAATAGAGAGGAGAGGATTTATCTATGGTTTGATCCTACAGAGGACTTCCATGCTTACTCAGTGTTGTGGAATCTGCACCAGATTGT GTTCATGGTGGATAGCATTCCAATAAGAGTGTACAGAAACCATGGTGACAAGGGAGTTCCATTTCCAAGAAGGCAACCAATGAGTCTAGAAGCAACTCTTTGGAATGGTGATAGCTGGGCAACAAGAGGAGGTCAAGACAAGATAGATTGGACAAAGGGTCCCTTCATAGCTTCATTCAGGAACTACAACATTGATGCTTGTGTGTGGAAAGGGAACCCAAGGTTCTGCAGAGTAGCTAGCCATGTTAATTGGTGGAACCTAAACAACTTCAGCACACTCACATCTCCACAAAGAAGGTGGTTCAAATGGGTCAGGAAATACCATATGATTTATGATTATTGCCAAGACAATGAGAGGTTCCAAAACAATCTTCCACAGGAATGTTCCCTTCCCAAGTATTGA
- the LOC110272496 gene encoding uncharacterized protein LOC110272496, whose amino-acid sequence MMKRLPSRSNRSKGIRVKHFLQIVLLLGVCFWLIYQVKHNHDKKKEYDENDEKLLVQTQANQILKLGRKDLHPVKDEVNRNEKRDEEEEDENVVEDVVNKPEPTYEEDDDEGSKNETEESEDNKHEVRDQREEENKLDAEEQQEEDENKSEEMEDEGRGVGDDEIDENDQEKTEVGTDHDEEFVDEEKEKEKEEVDEKENENGEGEGEGKGELVENHNTREAREEHYKGDDASSAVTHDAHTTNTETEALSLGNSDVNLVTNKTKPENEATYSDESNSNQKDSDLKVTEGDLTRNPSNATSGIEGGNNTLSNPVDSSNLNNTATTNSNNHLEASSDMKNMTTEASNNLSGAGVDTLSSSDQNKTVILSESDHSQNSTRNTAISGDDRVQTDGLVQSDNRNRVSEENLHDSNATATVKTENGDASAGESLTLGSGESENARLLASNETGNGSRNEISDVSEGDNPEGNSGSEDEIFKGDNQTDEMSDESSANGTSDSVDGIDSSDDAKFRTDLDTLPDFRNEGENGDEIAAE is encoded by the coding sequence ATGATGAAACGGCTTCCAAGTAGGAGTAATAGATCCAAAGGCATCAGGGTAAAACATTTTCTGCAAATTGTTCTGTTGCTTGGTGTTTGCTTCTGGTTAATCTACCAGGTTAAGCACAATCATGATAAGAAGAAGGAATATGATGAGAATGATGAAAAGTTATTGGTCCAAACACAGGCAAATCAGATTTTGAAACTTGGTAGGAAAGACCTTCATCCAGTTAAGGATGAAGTAAATCGGAATGAAAAGCGTGATGAAGAAGAGGAGGATGAAAATGTTGTAGAGGATGTGGTAAATAAACCTGAACCGACTTATGAAGAAGACGACGATGAAGGAAGCAAGAATGAAACTGAAGAAAGTGAAGACAACAAGCATGAGGTGAGAGAtcagagggaagaagaaaataagctCGATGCCGAAGAACAACAGGAGGAAGATGAAAACAAAAGTGAAGAGATGGAAGATGAAGGAAGAGGAGTAGGAGATGATGAGATAGATGAAaatgatcaagagaaaacagagGTGGGTACAGATCATGATGAAGAGTTTGTGgatgaagagaaagagaaagagaaagaagaagttgatgaaaaggaaaatgaaaacgGCGAGGGTGAGGGTGAGGGAAAGGGGGAACTAGTTGAAAACCACAACACCCGTGAAGCTCGAGAGGAACATTACAAGGGAGATGATGCTTCTAGTGCTGTAACTCATGATGCTCATACAACTAATACTGAAACTGAGGCATTGAGTTTGGGAAACTCTGATGTAAACTTAGTCACTAATAAAACAAAACCCGAAAATGAGGCGACTTATTCAGATGAAAGCAACAGCAATCAAAAGGATTCAGATTTGAAGGTTACAGAAGGTGATCTGACTCGCAATCCTTCAAATGCAACTTCTGGTATAGAGGGTGGAAACAACACTCTGTCCAATCCAGTGGATAGCTCAAATCTGAACAACACGGCCACAACAAACTCCAACAACCACTTGGAAGCAAGCAGTGACATGAAAAATATGACCACAGAAGCAAGCAATAACTTGAGTGGTGCTGGTGTCGACACTTTGAGTTCATCTGATCAGAATAAGACAGTGATTCTATCTGAATCAGATCATTCTCAAAATTCTACCAGGAACACAGCCATTTCCGGTGATGACAGAGTCCAAACAGATGGGTTAGTGCAGAGTGATAACAGAAACAGAGTCTCTGAAGAGAACCTGCATGATTCCAATGCAACAGCCACTGTTAAGACCGAAAATGGAGACGCATCTGCAGGAGAATCCTTAACTCTAGGCAGTGGTGAGTCAGAGAATGCAAGATTGTTGGCATCGAATGAAACTGGGAACGGTTCGAGAAATGAAATCTCTGATGTCTCTGAGGGTGACAACCCCGAAGGTAACTCTGGCTCCGAGGATGAGATTTTTAAAGGCGACAACCAAACAGATGAAATGTCAGATGAGTCATCTGCCAATGGTACTTCGGATTCAGTTGATGGCATTGATTCCTCAGATGACGCAAAGTTTCGAACAGATCTTGATACATTACCAGATTTCAGAAATGAAGGAGAAAATGGTGATGAAATAGCAGCAGAGTAA
- the LOC110275369 gene encoding uncharacterized protein LOC110275369 isoform X2 — MLDPLPALRSALSLLCWGRSPASPRFVKACGVAAGVTARGEELAPPQFCCVLYRRCWRGSPELLMLISFRMKLMLMQLQLSAAHIQRFVLFHSSLLQPSSPFILELPVWSLRSLGTNLNKYLVM, encoded by the exons ATGCTAGATCCCTTGCCTGCTTTGCGTTCTGCCCTTTCTCTGCTTTGCTGGGGGCGGAGCCCTGCCTCTCCGCGGTTCGTCAAAGCTTGTGGTGTTGCTGCGGGAGTCACTGCTAGAGGAGAGGAACTGGCGCCACCGCAGTTCTGTTGTGTCCTTTACCGTCGATGCTGGAGAGGATCACCTGAGCTGCTCATGCTCATTTCCTTTA GAATGAAGCTTATGTTGATGCAGTTGCAACTTTCTGCTGCCCACATCCAAAGATTCGTGCTCTTTCATTCCAGTTTACTTCAACCTTCTTCACCTTTTATCTTGGAACTCCCGGTTTGGTCTCTTCGGTCCCTTGGGACCAATTT gaaTAAATATTTGGTCATGTGA